In Acidobacteriota bacterium, the following are encoded in one genomic region:
- the typA gene encoding translational GTPase TypA, whose protein sequence is MALQTRQEVRNLAIIAHVDHGKTTLVDAMLWQSGIFRQNQEVAERVMDSIDLERERGITIMAKNTAIRYGDTLINIVDTPGHADFGGEVERTLKMVDGVLLLVDSSEGPLPQTRFVLRKALEAGLTPVLVINKIDRPDARAAEVLDEVYDLFIDLDANEEQLDFPVLYTNARDGICRLEAEGEDHNLQPLFQTILKTVPPPSYDPEVPLQLQIHTLDYDDYVGRLAIGRVHSGEIKKGETVALSHPERELETFKVTGLYGYSGLRRVPVETAAPGDIVAVTGADEISIGDTLTDPEDPRPLPPIRIEEPTLSITVSVNDSPKAGTEGKHVTSRKLRERLLKETLTNVSIRVEDTASPDTFKVSGRGELQLAILVEMMRREDFELGVGKPEIITRTVDGKIHEPMEIAVVDCPEDFVGVVTQRLGTRRGRMMKMVNHGSGRVRIEFRVPSRGLIGFRGEFLTDTKGTGLLHNLFDGWEPWQGEIAHRPTGVLISDRPGKATSYAIENLQPRGILFVAPGEEVYEGMIVGEHNRPNDLDVNITREKKLTNMRASSADELIRLVPPTRLSLEQCMEFVREDELVEVTPKSFRLRKKILKAVNRKAKKS, encoded by the coding sequence ATGGCTCTTCAGACGCGGCAGGAAGTCCGCAACCTGGCGATCATCGCCCACGTCGACCACGGCAAGACTACCCTCGTGGACGCCATGCTCTGGCAGAGCGGCATCTTCCGGCAAAACCAGGAAGTGGCGGAGCGGGTGATGGATTCCATCGACCTGGAGCGCGAGCGCGGCATCACCATCATGGCCAAGAACACGGCCATCCGCTACGGCGACACTCTGATCAACATCGTCGACACCCCGGGCCACGCCGACTTCGGCGGCGAGGTGGAACGCACTCTCAAGATGGTGGACGGCGTGCTGCTGCTGGTGGACTCCAGCGAGGGCCCTCTGCCCCAGACCCGCTTCGTGCTGCGCAAGGCGCTGGAGGCGGGCCTGACCCCGGTGCTGGTGATCAACAAGATCGACCGCCCCGACGCCCGCGCCGCGGAGGTGCTGGACGAGGTTTACGACCTCTTCATCGACCTCGACGCCAACGAAGAGCAGCTGGACTTCCCGGTGCTCTACACCAACGCCCGGGACGGCATTTGCCGCCTCGAAGCGGAGGGCGAGGACCACAACCTCCAGCCCCTCTTCCAGACCATTCTGAAGACCGTGCCGCCGCCGTCCTACGACCCGGAAGTGCCGCTGCAATTGCAGATCCACACCCTCGACTACGACGACTACGTCGGCCGGCTGGCCATCGGGCGGGTGCACAGCGGAGAGATCAAGAAGGGCGAGACGGTGGCCCTGAGCCATCCGGAGCGCGAGCTCGAGACCTTTAAGGTCACCGGGCTCTACGGCTATTCCGGCCTGCGCCGGGTGCCGGTGGAGACCGCCGCCCCGGGGGATATCGTCGCCGTCACCGGCGCCGACGAGATCTCCATCGGCGACACCCTCACCGATCCCGAGGATCCCCGCCCTCTGCCCCCCATCCGCATCGAGGAGCCCACGCTCTCCATTACCGTCTCGGTCAACGACTCTCCCAAGGCCGGCACCGAGGGCAAGCACGTCACCTCCCGCAAGCTGCGCGAGCGGCTGCTCAAGGAGACCCTCACCAACGTCTCCATCCGGGTCGAGGACACCGCCTCACCGGACACCTTCAAGGTCTCCGGCCGCGGCGAGCTGCAGCTGGCCATCTTGGTGGAAATGATGCGCCGGGAGGACTTCGAGCTCGGCGTCGGCAAGCCGGAAATCATCACCCGCACCGTCGACGGCAAGATCCACGAGCCGATGGAAATCGCCGTGGTGGACTGCCCGGAAGACTTCGTCGGCGTGGTCACCCAGCGCTTGGGCACCCGCCGCGGACGCATGATGAAGATGGTCAACCACGGCTCCGGGCGGGTGCGCATCGAGTTCCGGGTGCCCTCCCGCGGCCTCATCGGCTTCCGCGGCGAGTTCCTCACCGACACCAAGGGCACCGGCCTGCTGCACAACCTCTTCGACGGCTGGGAACCGTGGCAGGGGGAGATCGCCCACCGCCCCACCGGCGTGCTCATCTCCGACCGCCCCGGCAAGGCCACCTCCTACGCCATTGAGAACCTCCAGCCCCGGGGCATCCTCTTCGTCGCCCCCGGCGAGGAGGTCTATGAGGGCATGATCGTCGGCGAGCACAACCGCCCCAACGATCTGGACGTCAACATCACCCGCGAGAAGAAGCTCACCAATATGCGCGCCTCCTCCGCCGACGAGCTGATCCGCCTGGTGCCCCCCACCCGGCTGAGTCTCGAGCAGTGCATGGAATTCGTCCGCGAGGATGAGCTGGTGGAGGTCACTCCCAAATCCTTCCGGCTGCGCAAGAAGATCCTGAAAGCGGTGAATCGCAAGGCCAAAAAGTCCTGA
- a CDS encoding fasciclin domain-containing protein yields MKKIFATTLALALLVSLAAAPAALAGHHEKSKDIVDTAVAAGSFDTLVAAVKAAGLVDTLKGEGPFTVFAPTDEAFAALGQSTLDDLLKPENKDKLTSILTYHVVSGKVKAADVVKLDSAKTVNGQSVSIKTADDKVMVDNASVVKTDIKTSNGVIHVIDAVILPN; encoded by the coding sequence ATGAAGAAGATTTTTGCCACCACTCTCGCCCTCGCCCTGTTGGTCAGCCTCGCCGCCGCTCCGGCGGCCCTCGCCGGCCATCACGAGAAGTCCAAGGACATCGTCGACACCGCCGTCGCCGCCGGTTCCTTCGACACCCTGGTGGCGGCGGTGAAAGCCGCCGGCCTGGTGGACACCCTCAAGGGTGAGGGTCCCTTCACCGTCTTCGCTCCCACCGACGAGGCCTTCGCCGCCCTCGGCCAGAGCACCCTCGACGACCTGCTCAAGCCCGAGAACAAGGACAAGCTCACCAGCATCCTCACGTACCACGTGGTCTCCGGCAAGGTGAAGGCCGCGGACGTGGTCAAGCTCGACTCCGCCAAGACCGTCAACGGCCAGAGCGTCTCCATCAAGACCGCCGACGACAAAGTGATGGTGGACAACGCTTCGGTGGTCAAGACCGACATCAAGACCAGCAATGGCGTGATCCACGTCATCGACGCGGTCATCCTGCCCAACTGA
- a CDS encoding transcriptional regulator, with the protein MKPPPIRFDPFTLDPDSLELRREGRRVPLPPQPARALLVLLQRPGEVVKREELAELLWTDRHVAVDQGLNSCIRQLRRSLGDSATDPLYVETLPRIGYRFIASVEGPQPEKPQPENSEPADSAPEAAIQAVRGQEPEDREEKGTEAVPVGREGRRGLMVVLLCGFLAVLVAGIVPELLHLEVHVGAAEANLPVVEGPVGESPPAVADSPTSLSTKGPLRGETPCLSGGGRRQPAGAQRKPVCPGSAACEEPSAGSQPSAPSIQIVVRLKPRTVSRVESEGATGDPCRLCRWRQGLARLLILPLDRLTGGA; encoded by the coding sequence ATGAAGCCGCCACCCATCCGCTTTGATCCGTTCACGCTGGATCCGGACTCCTTGGAGCTCCGGCGCGAGGGCCGGCGGGTGCCCCTACCGCCGCAGCCGGCCCGGGCGTTGCTCGTCCTGCTGCAGCGGCCGGGGGAAGTGGTAAAGCGCGAAGAGCTGGCGGAGCTGCTGTGGACGGATCGCCACGTGGCGGTGGATCAGGGGCTCAACTCCTGTATCCGCCAGCTGCGCCGCAGCCTCGGCGACAGCGCCACCGATCCCCTCTACGTCGAGACCCTGCCGCGCATCGGCTATCGGTTCATCGCATCCGTCGAGGGACCGCAGCCAGAGAAGCCGCAGCCAGAGAATTCGGAGCCAGCAGATTCGGCTCCAGAGGCTGCGATTCAGGCGGTCCGGGGGCAGGAGCCAGAGGATCGGGAGGAGAAGGGAACCGAGGCGGTTCCGGTAGGCCGGGAAGGTCGCCGAGGGCTGATGGTCGTTCTCCTCTGCGGCTTCCTGGCGGTGCTGGTGGCCGGTATCGTGCCGGAGCTTCTGCACCTCGAGGTCCACGTCGGCGCTGCCGAGGCTAACCTTCCTGTGGTGGAGGGGCCGGTGGGGGAGAGCCCCCCTGCGGTCGCCGATTCTCCAACTTCGCTCTCCACGAAGGGCCCGCTACGGGGTGAGACTCCCTGCCTCTCCGGTGGCGGCAGAAGGCAGCCCGCCGGAGCCCAGCGCAAGCCCGTCTGCCCTGGCTCGGCAGCTTGTGAGGAGCCTTCCGCCGGCTCGCAGCCCTCTGCCCCCTCGATTCAAATCGTCGTCCGCCTCAAGCCGCGGACCGTTTCCCGGGTCGAAAGCGAGGGGGCCACTGGGGATCCCTGTCGCCTGTGCCGGTGGCGGCAGGGCTTGGCTCGACTGCTGATCCTGCCGCTGGACCGCCTGACGGGTGGGGCCTGA
- a CDS encoding ABC transporter permease has product MNNLRLAFRSLLKSPLITTVAVLSLALGIGANAGIFSLFEQILLRQLPVQQPERLVNLESPGPKSGSQSTNDSGGIEAVFSYPMFRDLQAAESVQEAFDGLAGHRTFAANLAYRGETFSAAGATVSGNYFPVLGLRPALGRLLGPEDDKVAGAHTVAVLSYGAWRDRFGSDPQILDQTLVVNGHPLTVVGVTPEGFRGTSIGQDPNLFVPLSLRETVIPGWEGFEDRRSYWIYLFGRLAPGVTLETAEAALNGPYQSLLQEVEAPLQEGMSEATLARFVDKKIFLQPGEKGQSRLYEEATAPLLLLLCVTGFVLLIACANLANLLLVRAIRRSGEIAVRFSLGAQRHQIVGQLLTESFLLAVVGAVFGLIVARGTLLLFLSMIPSGADLGIGPHLGPSVWIFLAVLTVVTGLVGLFPALHTTRHDLATTLKGQGGRAAASRTARRFRAVMATVQIALSMALLVSAGLFASSLRNVSRVDLGIDTPRLATFGVSPELNGYAPNACIDFFGRLEEEIEALPGVDRATTSRVPLIAGSNWGSNVSVQGFDAGPDTDTHSQFNHVGPGYFRTLGIPLLSGREFELRDDQEAPQVAVVNEAFAKKFGLGRDAVGQRMAQGGTDELDIEIVGLVADAKYSEVKDPVPPTFFRPYRQSESLGTAYLYVRTEGDPAALLPSLRSTVSRLDPNLPVNDLLPMQLQVQQNVFVDRLLTTLSTAFAVLATLLAAIGLYGVVAYSVAQRTREFGLRIALGADARRVRGLVLGQVGWMTLVGGALGLIAALALGKLAGSLLFELEGHDPVVLVLSALALTAVALAAGLLPARRAARVDPMVALREE; this is encoded by the coding sequence GTGAACAATCTCCGCCTCGCCTTCCGCTCCCTGCTCAAGAGCCCCCTGATCACCACCGTCGCCGTCCTCTCCCTGGCGCTGGGGATCGGGGCCAACGCCGGCATCTTCTCCCTCTTCGAACAGATTCTGCTCCGCCAGCTGCCGGTGCAACAGCCGGAGCGCCTGGTCAACCTGGAGTCTCCGGGGCCCAAGTCCGGCTCCCAATCCACCAACGACTCCGGCGGCATCGAGGCGGTGTTCAGCTACCCCATGTTCCGCGACCTGCAGGCGGCGGAGAGCGTGCAGGAAGCTTTCGACGGCCTCGCCGGTCACCGCACCTTCGCCGCCAACCTGGCCTATCGCGGCGAGACCTTCTCCGCCGCCGGCGCCACCGTCTCCGGCAACTACTTTCCCGTCCTCGGCCTGCGCCCCGCCCTCGGCCGGCTGCTGGGTCCGGAGGACGATAAGGTCGCTGGCGCCCACACCGTGGCGGTGCTCAGCTACGGGGCCTGGCGGGACCGCTTCGGCTCCGACCCGCAGATCCTCGACCAAACTCTGGTGGTCAACGGTCACCCCCTCACCGTGGTGGGGGTGACTCCCGAGGGCTTCCGCGGCACCAGTATCGGTCAGGACCCGAACCTCTTCGTCCCCCTCAGCCTGCGCGAGACCGTCATCCCCGGCTGGGAAGGCTTCGAAGACCGCCGCAGCTATTGGATCTATCTCTTCGGCCGCCTCGCCCCGGGGGTCACCCTGGAAACCGCTGAAGCGGCCCTCAACGGCCCGTACCAAAGCCTCCTTCAGGAAGTCGAAGCACCGCTTCAGGAAGGGATGAGCGAAGCGACCCTCGCCCGCTTCGTGGACAAGAAGATCTTCCTCCAGCCCGGCGAAAAGGGGCAAAGCAGGCTCTATGAGGAAGCCACCGCTCCCCTGCTGCTGCTGCTCTGCGTCACCGGCTTCGTCCTCCTCATCGCCTGCGCCAACCTCGCCAACCTGCTGCTGGTGCGGGCCATCCGCCGCAGCGGCGAGATCGCCGTGCGCTTCTCCCTGGGCGCCCAGCGGCATCAGATCGTCGGGCAGCTCCTCACCGAGTCCTTCCTCCTCGCCGTCGTGGGCGCTGTTTTCGGCCTGATCGTCGCCCGTGGCACGCTCCTCCTCTTCCTCTCCATGATCCCGTCGGGCGCGGATCTGGGCATCGGCCCCCACCTGGGACCTTCGGTGTGGATCTTCCTCGCCGTGCTCACCGTGGTCACCGGCCTGGTGGGGCTCTTCCCGGCGCTCCACACCACCCGCCACGACCTGGCCACCACCCTCAAGGGCCAGGGCGGCCGCGCCGCCGCCTCGCGCACCGCCCGCCGCTTCCGGGCAGTGATGGCGACGGTGCAAATCGCTCTCTCCATGGCGCTGCTGGTCTCCGCCGGCCTCTTCGCCAGCAGCCTGCGCAACGTCAGCCGCGTGGACCTGGGCATCGACACTCCTCGGCTGGCCACCTTCGGCGTCTCTCCGGAGCTCAACGGCTACGCTCCCAACGCCTGCATCGACTTCTTTGGCCGGCTGGAAGAGGAGATCGAAGCGCTTCCCGGCGTCGACCGCGCCACCACCTCCCGGGTGCCCCTCATCGCCGGCAGCAATTGGGGCAGCAACGTTTCCGTCCAGGGCTTCGACGCCGGCCCCGACACCGACACTCACTCCCAGTTCAACCACGTCGGGCCGGGTTACTTCCGTACCCTCGGAATCCCCCTCCTCTCGGGCCGCGAGTTCGAGCTCCGGGATGATCAGGAGGCACCGCAGGTGGCGGTGGTCAACGAGGCCTTCGCCAAGAAGTTCGGCCTCGGCCGCGACGCGGTGGGCCAGCGCATGGCGCAGGGAGGCACGGACGAGCTGGACATCGAGATTGTGGGCCTGGTCGCGGACGCCAAATACAGCGAGGTCAAGGACCCGGTGCCGCCGACCTTCTTCCGTCCCTATCGGCAAAGCGAGAGTCTGGGCACGGCTTATCTCTATGTCCGCACCGAGGGAGATCCGGCGGCGCTGCTGCCGAGCCTGCGCAGCACCGTCTCCCGTCTCGACCCCAATCTGCCGGTCAACGATCTGTTGCCCATGCAGCTGCAGGTGCAGCAGAACGTCTTCGTGGACCGCCTGCTCACCACCCTCTCCACCGCTTTCGCGGTCCTCGCCACGCTGCTGGCAGCCATCGGCCTCTACGGCGTGGTGGCCTATTCCGTCGCCCAGCGCACCCGCGAATTCGGCCTGCGCATCGCCCTCGGCGCCGACGCCCGGCGGGTTCGTGGCCTGGTGCTCGGGCAGGTCGGATGGATGACCCTGGTGGGTGGCGCGTTGGGGTTGATCGCAGCGCTGGCTCTGGGCAAGCTGGCGGGCTCGCTGCTCTTCGAGCTGGAGGGCCACGACCCGGTGGTCTTGGTCCTCTCGGCGCTGGCCCTCACCGCCGTCGCCCTCGCCGCCGGCCTCCTCCCCGCCCGCCGCGCCGCGCGGGTGGATCCGATGGTAGCGCTGCGGGAGGAATAG
- a CDS encoding ThuA domain-containing protein — protein MPNPPRILVWNEGRHEQQDPAVQAIYPQGIHGALAEGLEEHGYEAVRTATLDDPGQGLAEETLGETDVLLWWGHRAHEEVSDEAVERVQRRVLAGMGLVVLHSAHFSKIFRRLMGTRCTLKWREAGERERLWVVEPGHPIAAGLGDGFSLDHEEMYGEPFEVPPPEELVLISWFEGGEVFRSGCCYRRGRGRIFYFRPGHETHPTYHHPQVRRVLANAVGWCAGGDRRAAEPIG, from the coding sequence ATGCCCAACCCACCCCGCATCCTCGTCTGGAACGAAGGCCGCCACGAGCAGCAGGATCCCGCCGTCCAGGCCATCTACCCCCAGGGCATCCACGGCGCCCTCGCCGAGGGGCTCGAAGAGCATGGGTATGAGGCGGTGCGGACGGCGACGTTGGATGATCCGGGGCAGGGGCTTGCCGAGGAGACGCTAGGGGAGACCGATGTGCTGCTGTGGTGGGGGCATCGGGCGCATGAAGAGGTTTCCGACGAGGCGGTGGAGCGGGTGCAGCGGAGAGTGCTCGCGGGGATGGGGTTGGTGGTGCTGCACTCGGCGCATTTCTCCAAGATCTTCCGGCGCCTGATGGGGACCCGTTGCACGCTGAAATGGCGGGAGGCGGGGGAGCGGGAGCGGTTGTGGGTGGTGGAGCCGGGGCATCCCATCGCCGCCGGGCTGGGCGATGGCTTCAGCCTCGACCACGAGGAGATGTACGGCGAGCCCTTCGAGGTGCCGCCGCCGGAGGAGCTGGTGTTGATCAGCTGGTTCGAAGGCGGCGAGGTCTTTCGCAGTGGCTGCTGCTACCGGCGGGGGCGCGGGCGGATTTTCTACTTCCGCCCGGGGCATGAGACCCATCCCACCTACCACCATCCGCAGGTTCGTCGGGTGCTGGCCAACGCGGTGGGCTGGTGCGCCGGCGGTGATCGGAGGGCTGCGGAGCCCATCGGGTAA
- a CDS encoding S8 family serine peptidase, with the protein MTNMPYHLSLSKRLTEKLDNADDQPIPIRIYLDESPALKPLQEAAQNDRQNQDRKTVVRAMKTRFQERVASIEPALSIKGAIQEKCWLSGSLVIKATKGQVQAWRDSQNIPTSLSIDSFDYNANMLHPVPELEYETVDLDDITTLQNTLSENYTSLLDFQSWREQLRHQFGGSPVAPWPINFLDWKQASLLQALGPDPIFPQTHSSLFLSRGPQLAPIWSGLSSSITKTVYHSRQLVGGSALSLEGEGVVVAVLDYGVAGHQDFIEEGTGASRLLAGLDVTNNQVNAPSDEPHGTLIAGLIGSSVTGVAPKAQILPITISSSPIGLAHAMEHALEKGAHVICLADGWGRWSRNTEAVWWRRVCESLLAAGVLHATAAGNEGKSSKNNRQVPEQITCPADSPPPIHPLDRGASSAIACGAYVPSTGKPAETNSVGPVAWGKRHFTTPYDDFPYPESGLAKPDLFAPGAELATSDHGEKGHVRLGPASTSAATAVTAGCLALLAQASLGRGRKVAPEEAFEALKATAQPFSSEHTAGYAEQWGHRIRVDHAYRYGAHPSRRWW; encoded by the coding sequence ATGACCAACATGCCCTACCACCTATCACTTTCGAAGAGACTCACCGAGAAGCTCGACAACGCCGACGACCAGCCAATACCGATTCGAATCTATCTCGATGAAAGCCCAGCCCTCAAACCACTCCAGGAGGCTGCGCAGAATGACCGTCAAAACCAGGACCGAAAAACAGTAGTCCGGGCAATGAAGACGCGATTCCAGGAGAGGGTCGCCTCGATAGAACCAGCACTATCTATCAAGGGGGCGATTCAAGAGAAGTGCTGGCTATCTGGATCATTAGTCATCAAGGCAACCAAAGGTCAAGTCCAAGCATGGAGGGATTCACAGAATATCCCTACTAGCTTGTCCATCGACTCCTTCGACTACAATGCAAACATGCTCCATCCAGTCCCTGAATTGGAATACGAGACAGTCGACCTCGACGACATCACCACACTTCAGAATACGCTGAGCGAGAATTACACTAGTCTCCTAGACTTCCAAAGCTGGAGGGAGCAGCTGCGACATCAGTTTGGAGGCTCCCCCGTTGCCCCGTGGCCAATCAACTTCCTGGACTGGAAGCAGGCTTCTTTGCTCCAAGCTCTCGGACCCGATCCTATCTTTCCTCAAACACATTCCTCATTATTCCTATCGCGTGGACCTCAACTTGCGCCCATTTGGTCTGGACTCAGCTCCAGCATCACCAAAACCGTCTATCACTCCCGACAACTAGTCGGCGGGAGTGCATTGTCTCTTGAGGGAGAAGGAGTTGTGGTTGCAGTCCTGGACTATGGGGTCGCTGGTCACCAAGACTTCATCGAGGAGGGGACGGGAGCATCTAGGCTACTTGCAGGGCTAGATGTCACCAACAACCAAGTCAACGCTCCGAGCGACGAGCCCCACGGAACTCTGATCGCTGGCCTGATCGGAAGCTCAGTGACGGGAGTAGCTCCAAAAGCACAAATCCTACCTATCACTATTAGCAGTTCTCCTATAGGGCTCGCTCACGCCATGGAGCATGCCCTCGAGAAGGGAGCTCACGTCATCTGCCTAGCGGACGGATGGGGCCGCTGGTCACGGAATACCGAAGCCGTTTGGTGGCGTAGAGTCTGTGAGAGCCTCTTGGCAGCTGGGGTCCTACATGCCACCGCTGCTGGGAATGAGGGAAAGAGCTCCAAGAACAATCGCCAAGTCCCCGAACAGATCACTTGCCCCGCAGACTCACCTCCTCCGATCCATCCTCTGGACCGCGGAGCGTCTTCAGCCATTGCCTGTGGCGCCTATGTACCAAGTACAGGGAAACCCGCTGAGACCAATTCGGTAGGACCTGTAGCCTGGGGCAAGCGACACTTCACGACTCCCTATGACGACTTCCCCTATCCCGAATCTGGCCTTGCAAAACCCGATCTCTTCGCCCCGGGAGCCGAGCTAGCAACCAGCGACCACGGCGAGAAGGGCCATGTTCGCTTGGGCCCGGCCAGCACTTCAGCAGCCACTGCTGTGACCGCCGGCTGCTTAGCACTCCTGGCCCAGGCAAGCCTAGGAAGAGGCAGGAAGGTTGCTCCGGAAGAAGCCTTCGAAGCTCTCAAGGCAACAGCGCAACCCTTCTCCTCAGAACATACCGCCGGCTACGCAGAGCAATGGGGCCATCGCATCCGCGTCGACCACGCCTACCGCTACGGCGCCCATCCCTCGCGGCGGTGGTGGTAG
- a CDS encoding NAD(P)/FAD-dependent oxidoreductase: MLDARVLIVGAGLGGLACGAALRRQGMTPRIFERDDSRSGRAQGFAVNLDGGLSALDRIGLGDAVRSAGAPCPGLDIVDLRARKLFHFPSQDSYSVGRPELRELLLEAAGADRVEWDRRCVGYRQEDDEVVVQFDDGSEERGDLLIGSDGVRSAVRDQLRGDPLHYVGVTIVGGEAVGKEAQDALDSGFFDGGKLLLLGRQASFYATLFSQEGRIRWSVGRAVEQGTLEQRLTEPAELRRDASELAEDEAWPEPIRELIASTPLESFKIRPVFDRSPLSPWEHGRITLLGDAAHPMTPYRGLGANLALEDAVDLAETLTSEPDEADPPTTSTNGEPLHPLAVYQQTMLRRGTRAQNLSRNMAELIHWRNPLARALRNSSLRVAYGAVRLLRG; this comes from the coding sequence GTGCTCGATGCTCGAGTCCTGATCGTCGGCGCCGGCCTGGGTGGCCTGGCCTGTGGAGCGGCCCTGCGGCGCCAGGGGATGACACCGCGGATCTTCGAGCGGGACGACAGCCGCAGTGGCCGCGCTCAGGGTTTCGCGGTGAACCTGGACGGCGGTCTTTCCGCTCTGGATCGCATTGGGCTGGGGGATGCCGTCCGATCCGCCGGGGCACCGTGCCCCGGCCTCGACATCGTGGATCTGCGAGCCCGCAAGCTCTTCCACTTCCCGTCGCAGGATTCCTACTCGGTAGGCCGCCCGGAGCTGCGGGAGCTCCTCCTCGAGGCCGCCGGTGCGGATCGGGTGGAGTGGGATCGGCGGTGTGTGGGGTACCGGCAAGAGGACGACGAGGTGGTGGTCCAATTCGACGACGGTTCGGAGGAGCGCGGCGACCTGCTCATCGGCAGCGACGGCGTGCGCTCGGCGGTGCGGGACCAGCTCCGGGGTGACCCGTTGCACTATGTCGGGGTCACCATCGTCGGTGGTGAGGCGGTGGGGAAGGAGGCCCAGGACGCGCTGGACTCCGGGTTCTTCGATGGCGGCAAGCTCCTCCTCCTGGGCCGTCAGGCCTCGTTCTATGCCACCCTCTTTTCCCAGGAGGGCAGAATTCGCTGGAGCGTCGGGCGGGCGGTGGAGCAGGGAACCCTGGAGCAGCGTCTGACCGAGCCCGCGGAGCTCCGGCGGGATGCTTCGGAGCTGGCCGAGGACGAGGCGTGGCCGGAACCGATCCGCGAGCTCATCGCCTCGACCCCACTGGAGAGTTTCAAGATCCGCCCGGTCTTCGACCGCTCCCCGCTGAGCCCCTGGGAACACGGCCGCATCACCCTCCTAGGTGATGCGGCCCATCCCATGACCCCCTACCGCGGCCTCGGCGCAAATCTCGCCCTGGAGGACGCCGTGGATCTCGCAGAAACCCTCACCTCCGAGCCCGACGAAGCCGACCCCCCGACAACCTCCACCAACGGCGAGCCCCTCCATCCCCTCGCCGTCTATCAACAAACCATGCTCCGCCGCGGCACCCGCGCCCAAAACCTCTCCCGCAACATGGCGGAGTTGATCCACTGGCGCAATCCTCTTGCTCGTGCTTTGCGGAACAGCAGCCTGCGGGTGGCCTATGGGGCTGTGCGGTTGCTTCGGGGCTAG
- a CDS encoding amidohydrolase family protein, translated as MTTWIRCDGLFDGEGMVDGALVALEGERITEVLPRGTASAAEVPSEEEVLHVPFLMPGLIDCHVHLEGYAEGSPAGAPFQPVKSFLRLLIYNGVTTVRDVGNSLETIDYLRRWGEKFHSTEVLSCGPVLDVPPLTWTFSRIVDAPEQIPREIELLALEGIDFVKAEPNLSPELLEALVQAAGEHDLQVACQPGRTSAVTACELGVRSLERLEALVKSLGLETSNLEPGSPAEEELLTALGGGTFVCPTLFAHHREGDLEAAREDPHLELMTTILPYHKYLQQMGGLFGKSAALDNLRPYLRQDPATTNGRPGRRALDDLTRRLAGANVPLVAGSGAPGTGVIPGFSLHHELAALASAGLDPLTVLQSATSQAARLLQREDLGRIAPGAQADLLLLNTDPTRDIASTLEIREVFKRGHRVDREKTLGYVEAMLD; from the coding sequence ATGACGACGTGGATTCGCTGCGACGGGCTCTTCGATGGCGAGGGGATGGTGGACGGTGCCCTGGTGGCGCTCGAGGGAGAGCGCATCACCGAGGTTCTGCCCCGTGGCACGGCCTCTGCGGCGGAGGTGCCGTCGGAGGAGGAAGTCCTGCACGTCCCCTTCCTCATGCCCGGCCTCATCGACTGCCACGTGCACCTGGAGGGCTACGCCGAGGGATCCCCCGCCGGTGCACCGTTCCAGCCGGTGAAATCTTTCCTCCGTCTCCTTATCTACAACGGCGTCACCACCGTGCGGGACGTGGGCAACAGCTTGGAGACCATCGACTATCTCCGCCGCTGGGGAGAGAAGTTCCACAGCACCGAGGTCCTCAGCTGTGGCCCGGTGCTCGACGTGCCGCCCCTCACCTGGACCTTCAGCCGCATTGTCGACGCGCCAGAGCAGATTCCCCGGGAGATCGAGCTGCTGGCCCTCGAAGGCATCGATTTCGTCAAGGCCGAGCCCAATCTGTCGCCGGAGCTGCTGGAGGCTTTGGTGCAAGCGGCGGGGGAGCACGACCTGCAGGTTGCCTGTCAGCCGGGGCGCACCTCGGCGGTGACGGCCTGCGAGCTGGGGGTCCGGAGCCTGGAGCGCTTGGAGGCCCTCGTCAAATCCTTGGGGCTGGAAACGTCGAATCTCGAGCCGGGCTCCCCGGCGGAGGAGGAGCTTCTGACGGCCCTCGGCGGCGGGACCTTCGTCTGTCCCACTCTCTTCGCCCATCACCGGGAAGGCGATTTGGAGGCGGCCCGGGAGGATCCTCATCTGGAGCTCATGACCACCATCCTGCCGTACCACAAATACCTCCAGCAGATGGGGGGCCTCTTCGGCAAGAGCGCGGCCCTCGACAACCTCCGCCCCTACCTGCGCCAAGACCCGGCCACCACCAACGGGCGCCCCGGCCGCCGAGCTCTCGACGATCTCACCCGGCGTCTCGCCGGCGCCAATGTCCCCCTGGTCGCCGGCAGCGGTGCCCCGGGCACCGGCGTCATCCCCGGCTTCAGCTTGCATCACGAGCTGGCGGCCCTTGCCTCGGCAGGCCTCGACCCCCTCACCGTTCTCCAGAGCGCCACCTCCCAAGCCGCTCGCCTCCTCCAGCGCGAGGACCTGGGCCGCATCGCCCCCGGCGCCCAAGCCGATCTCCTGCTCCTGAACACCGACCCCACCCGAGACATCGCCTCCACGCTGGAGATTCGGGAGGTGTTCAAGCGGGGGCATCGGGTCGATCGGGAGAAGACGTTGGGGTACGTGGAAGCGATGCTGGATTAG